In one window of Pseudoliparis swirei isolate HS2019 ecotype Mariana Trench chromosome 15, NWPU_hadal_v1, whole genome shotgun sequence DNA:
- the LOC130205726 gene encoding beta-adrenergic receptor kinase 2-like has translation MADLEAVLADVSYLMAMEKSKSTPAARASKKIILPEPSIRSVMQKYLEERDELTFDKIFNQKIVIPSFSSSCHLSLFILPHPPTFLPPSLPPTSPLLPPPLRSLPLVFLSLSVSLCVCVSLCVCVCVCPQLTMNDFSVHRIIGRGGFGEVYGCRKADTGKMYAMKCLDKKRIKMKQGETLALNERIMLSLVSTGDCPFIVCMTYAFHTPDKLCFILDLMNGGDLHYHLSQHGVFSEKEMRFYAAEIILGLEHMHNRFVVYRDLKPANILLDEHGHVRISDLGLACDFSKKKPHASVGTHGYMAPEVLQKGTAYDSSADWFSLGCMLFKLLRGHSPFRQHKTKDKHEIDRMTLTMNVELPDSFTVELKGLLEGLLQRDVCKRLGCHSLRAPEVKEHQFFKGIDWQQVYLQKYAPPLIPPRGEVNAADAFDIGSFDEEDTKGIKVTTQNRAGPEPSEQDHNSLSRTRTQ, from the exons ATGGCGGACCTGGAAGCGGTGCTCGCGGACGTCAGCTACCTGATGGCGATGGAGAAGAGCAAGTCCACCCCGGCGGCCCGCGCGAGCAAGAAGATCATCCTGCCGGAGCCCAG tATTCGCAGCGTGATGCAGAAGTatctggaggagagagacgagctgACGTTTGACAAGATCTTCAACCAGAAAATTG TCAtcccttctttctcctcctcttgccatctctctcttttcatcctccctcatcctcccacttttcttcctccctccctcccccccacatctcctctacttcctcctcctctccgatcTCTCCCTcttgtctttctctccctctccgtct ctctgtgtgtgtgtgtgtctctgtgtgtgtgtgtgtgtgtgtgtcctcagctcACCATGAATGACTTCAGCGTTCATAGGATCATCGGTCGTGGAGGCTTCGGTGAGGTGTACGGCTGCAGGAAGGCCGACACGGGCAAGAT GTACGCCATGAAGTGTCTGGACAAGAAGCGCATCAAGATGAAACAAGGAGAGACTCTGGCCCTCAACGAGAGGATCATGCTGTCGCTCGTCAGCACCGgg gacTGCCCGTTCATCGTGTGCATGACGTACGCCTTCCACACCCCCGACAAGCTGTGCTTCATCCTGGACCTCATGAAcg GCGGGGACCTCCACTACCACCTGTCCCAGCATGGCGTCTTCAgtgagaaggagatgaggttctacGCAGCCGAGATcatcctgggcctggagcacaTGCACAACCGCTTCGTGGTCTACAGGGACCTCaag CCGGCCAACATCCTGCTGGACGAGCACGGCCACGTCCGCATCTCTGACCTCGGCCTGGCCTGCGACTTCTCCAAGAAGAAGCCCCACGCCAGCGT GGGGACTCACGGCTACATGGCGCCCGAGGTCCTCCAGAAGGGCACGGCCTACGACAGCAGCGCCGACTGGTTCTCCCTGGGCTGCATGCTGTTCAAGCTGCTGCGGGG gcacAGCCCCTTCAGGCAGCACAAGACCAAAGACAAGCACGAGATCGACCGCATGACGCTCACCATG AATGTGGAGCTTCCTGACTCCTTCACTGTGGAGCTCAAAGGCCTCCTGGAGGGGTTACTGCAGAGAGACGTCTGTAAGAGGCTgggctgccaca GTCTCAGGGCCCCGGAGGTGAAGGAGCACCAGTTCTTCAAAGGCATCGACTGGCAGCAGGTGTAcctgcagaag TACGCTCCTCCTTTAATCCCTCCCAGGGGGGAGGTGAACGCTGCCGACGCTTTCGACATCGGCTCCTTCGATGAGGAGGACACCAAAGGCATCAAGGTAACGACCCAGAACAGAGCAGGACCAGAACCCAGTGAGCAGGACCATAACTCTTTGAGCAGGACCAGAACCCAGTGA
- the cryba4 gene encoding LOW QUALITY PROTEIN: beta-crystallin A4 (The sequence of the model RefSeq protein was modified relative to this genomic sequence to represent the inferred CDS: inserted 1 base in 1 codon), whose translation MTHHCTKFSGHWKIIVFDEEFFQGRRHEFTSECCSVMEFGFETVRSMRVESGAWVGYEHASFLGQQFILERGEYPQSDAFRGSNGSHMERXGSFRPITCTNHRECRVTVFERENFLGRKGELSDDYPSLPAMGWSHNEVGSLRVQSGAFVCYQFPGYRGYQYIMECDRHGGDFKHFREFGSHCQTPQIQSIRRVQQ comes from the exons atcaTCGTGTTCGACGAGGAGTTCTTCCAGGGCCGCCGCCATGAGTTCACCTCCGAGTGCTGCAGCGTGATGGAGTTCGGCTTCGAGACCGTGCGCTCCATGAGGGTGGAGAGCGGAGC CTGGGTGGGCTATGAGCACGCCTCCTTCCTGGGCCAGCAGTTCATCCTGGAGCGCGGCGAGTACCCGCAGAGCGACGCCTTCAGAGGCAGCAACGGGTCCCACATGGAGA TGGGCTCCTTCAGGCCCATCACCTGCACG aaccaCAGGGAGTGCCGTGTGACCGTGTTCGAGCGGGAGAACTTCCTGGGCCGTAAGGGCGAGCTGAGCGACGACTACCCGTCGCTGCCGGCGATGGGCTGGAGCCACAACGAGGTTGGCTCCCTCCGGGTGCAGTCGGGAGC ctttGTGTGCTACCAGTTCCCCGGTTACCGCGGTTACCAGTACATCATGGAGTGCGACCGCCACGGAGGAGACTTCAAGCACTTCAGGGAGTTTGGGTCTCACTGCCAGACGCCCCAGATCCAGTCCATCCGCCGTGTGCAGCAgtaa